From the genome of Colwellia psychrerythraea 34H, one region includes:
- the ubiG gene encoding bifunctional 2-polyprenyl-6-hydroxyphenol methylase/3-demethylubiquinol 3-O-methyltransferase UbiG yields the protein MSSQPLNVNEDEIAKFEQVASQWWDLTGDFKPLHQINPLRVQFISQHIALQVEGIDSKNGFYDMQIIDVGCGGGILSESLAKLGANVTGIDMGTEPLNVAKLHALETGVSINYQKITAEEKALENPGTFDVVTCMEMLEHVPDPASVIQACSTLVKPGGLIFFSTLNKSIKSYLLAILAAEKLLKIVPDGTHDHDKFIRPSQLIGWAEEHGLKCIDASGIHYNPITGNHKLNDSLDVNYILCCRKL from the coding sequence ATGTCAAGCCAACCCCTTAACGTAAATGAAGATGAAATTGCAAAGTTCGAACAAGTTGCTAGCCAATGGTGGGATTTAACCGGTGACTTTAAACCTCTACATCAAATTAACCCATTAAGAGTCCAATTTATAAGTCAGCATATTGCGCTTCAGGTTGAAGGTATTGATTCGAAGAATGGCTTTTATGATATGCAAATTATTGATGTTGGTTGTGGTGGCGGTATTTTATCAGAATCACTAGCAAAACTAGGTGCCAACGTAACGGGTATTGATATGGGCACCGAACCACTCAATGTTGCAAAATTGCATGCGTTAGAAACTGGCGTATCCATTAATTATCAAAAAATAACTGCCGAAGAAAAAGCACTGGAAAATCCAGGTACTTTTGATGTCGTTACTTGTATGGAAATGTTAGAACATGTTCCTGACCCTGCTTCGGTGATTCAAGCATGTTCTACCTTGGTTAAACCAGGAGGCTTGATTTTCTTTTCAACGCTCAATAAAAGTATCAAATCTTATTTACTTGCCATACTTGCAGCAGAGAAACTTCTCAAAATTGTTCCTGATGGGACTCATGACCATGATAAGTTTATTCGACCTTCACAACTTATTGGTTGGGCAGAAGAACACGGATTAAAGTGTATTGATGCCAGTGGTATCCATTACAATCCCATTACAGGAAACCATAAGCTCAATGACTCACTGGATGTTAATTATATATTGTGTTGTCGTAAGCTTTAA